Proteins found in one bacterium genomic segment:
- a CDS encoding glycosyltransferase family 39 protein — protein sequence MDQLKMLSAILAAIVAALAIAIAWKQSDGERNAGASSSIIPLLWTLLSVLAVDALFRSGIDFLQGGDEYARAMYATYWSIDPFFAPPDHIWLAGQFYILGALARLVSSMPLAVAATSIAGTLATTYFAYRLGTRLWKHPIAGVTSGLLAGTHWVVLWASVNPHAEVFFLPALLAGIERWVAGWQATDEPIRAERRYLAAAAWFAFGTMFRFEMWYVGILFGCFLIFRIGRALFRKDVPNANAWYPLVGCVLLMTYPACWMISSTVHLGSPLGFAKDATQMNTDTNMLYDFSTPWTRFVIYPKILVQDHWNFLVLPAAAGVFALVRRRRLAFYIVAWAILLLFSMVITLKAGVGSNNRPRYTMFLLLPLIGLGAGLPALLWDQGRGALRIALRAAVVLLLVVFVGWSARYGRANYPNAYGYSPEALMVFDRLEHEWDNGRPWVDGKLGYLPIQPPDTALFVMGIPGRGEDHWMAMYHSHWPDRVYPVWNAEGLLNVYQTAAAGSRVLVRQPAPEIEVPERAHHRERIGTFDLWIME from the coding sequence ATGGATCAGTTGAAAATGCTCTCCGCCATCCTGGCTGCCATTGTCGCAGCGCTGGCGATTGCAATTGCCTGGAAGCAATCAGACGGCGAGCGGAATGCTGGAGCCTCAAGTTCGATCATTCCGCTGCTCTGGACGCTGCTGTCGGTCCTGGCCGTGGATGCTCTCTTCCGTAGCGGAATCGATTTCCTGCAGGGCGGCGACGAGTACGCGCGCGCCATGTATGCGACCTACTGGTCGATCGATCCCTTCTTCGCCCCCCCGGACCATATCTGGCTCGCCGGGCAATTCTACATTCTGGGCGCCCTTGCGCGTCTCGTCTCCAGTATGCCCCTGGCGGTCGCAGCGACCAGTATCGCTGGAACGCTGGCAACGACCTATTTCGCCTACCGGTTGGGGACGCGGCTCTGGAAGCATCCTATAGCGGGCGTCACATCAGGCCTCTTGGCGGGGACGCACTGGGTTGTTCTCTGGGCTTCCGTGAATCCGCACGCCGAAGTCTTTTTCCTGCCGGCACTGCTTGCAGGGATCGAGCGCTGGGTCGCCGGCTGGCAGGCCACCGACGAGCCGATCAGGGCCGAGCGTCGCTATCTCGCCGCCGCTGCCTGGTTCGCATTCGGGACGATGTTCCGCTTCGAGATGTGGTACGTCGGGATTCTCTTCGGCTGCTTCCTCATTTTTCGCATCGGCCGGGCACTCTTCCGCAAGGATGTTCCCAACGCCAACGCCTGGTATCCGCTGGTCGGCTGCGTTCTGCTAATGACCTATCCTGCATGCTGGATGATCAGCAGCACCGTGCATCTCGGGTCGCCATTGGGGTTTGCCAAGGACGCCACCCAGATGAACACCGACACGAACATGCTCTACGACTTCTCCACGCCCTGGACTCGATTTGTCATCTATCCAAAGATCCTGGTTCAAGATCACTGGAACTTCCTGGTGTTACCTGCAGCCGCCGGTGTTTTCGCACTTGTTCGACGCCGACGTCTGGCGTTCTACATCGTCGCCTGGGCGATTCTGCTGCTCTTCTCGATGGTAATCACACTGAAAGCCGGCGTTGGTTCTAATAATCGTCCGCGCTACACGATGTTTCTCCTGCTGCCATTGATTGGATTGGGCGCAGGACTTCCCGCGCTCCTGTGGGACCAGGGGAGGGGAGCGCTCCGAATCGCTCTTCGCGCGGCTGTTGTTCTCTTACTTGTCGTGTTCGTTGGCTGGTCCGCCAGATACGGTCGCGCCAATTACCCCAATGCGTATGGATACAGTCCCGAAGCCCTCATGGTCTTCGACCGGCTTGAGCACGAGTGGGACAACGGCCGTCCCTGGGTCGATGGGAAGCTCGGGTACCTCCCGATCCAGCCGCCGGACACTGCGCTTTTCGTTATGGGCATTCCCGGTCGAGGCGAGGACCACTGGATGGCGATGTACCACTCACACTGGCCGGATCGCGTTTACCCTGTCTGGAACGCCGAGGGACTGCTGAACGTCTATCAGACAGCGGCCGCGGGCTCCCGCGTCCTCGTGCGTCAGCCGGCGCCCGAGATCGAAGTTCCCGAACGCGCCCATCATCGCGAGAGAATCGGAACGTTCGACCTATGGATCATGGAGTAG
- the alaS gene encoding alanine--tRNA ligase — MTLSGNELRKEYLEYFINMPDAPHKLVESAPLIPPDDPTLLFTSAGMVQFKRFYSGEIDPLPYCRATSSQKCLRAGGKGSDLENVGKTLRHHTFFEMLGNFSFGDYFKREAIRWAWKFVTEHMGLPKERLFPTIFEDDDEAEQLWREETDLQYTPVRLDAKQNFWGPAGDTGACGPCSELCFFMGTDAELREIREALSKSEDAYMPILANRIDEEGDKFLEIWNMVFPQFDQQRDGSRPQLKNRGIDTGAGLERMTTAMMWMQGKASTPYETDLLMPIVSSAANLLNVKYYKVLDEGGHTAEAERVRLAINAIADHTRALSFCLAEGITPGNIGRGYVIRRIQRRALRFASLLGMDHPFMGDLVDPVIDAMGGTYPELKEKADFIRKAIRLEEEAFLRTRNRGIKLLDELMDQARDRGDNAIPGAEAFKLWDTYGFPLDLTREIAEDHGIRVDREGYEKSLREQKERGRASWQGAEMDEVVELVKPIADEKGGTEFLGYDPKLPRIEAKILAIVCDGKMVDHLEAGSKADIVLDRTPFYAESGGQIGDTGFIEHSHESTFEVMDTQKTPEGIFLHRGELEAGIIHTGDTVTAKVDRERRMAIRRNHSTTHLLQAALKKHLGDHITQAGSWVGPEGLRFDFSHPEQIPAATLRKVQEDVNQHILLDLPVTTDVLALEEARQRGAIAPFGEKYGPTVRVVQMGRGDALASLEFCGGTHLDHTGQAARFRIVSESSIASGVRRIEAVTGEKAVEMEIEDQYDVLQPLQMSLASKGSALVDRVGQLQSRIKQLEKELARERQKAATSNLDRFIEEAQEVGGCKVATAVVEEMGTNELRTLATTLQEKLGADGIAIAISASADKVGIVAACGENARKTYPAGRVVNAVAGPLGGKGGGKPDIAQGGAKDVAGVKDVASKVPELIGAI; from the coding sequence ATGACTCTCTCTGGAAACGAACTGCGCAAAGAATACCTGGAGTACTTCATCAACATGCCGGACGCCCCGCACAAATTGGTGGAGTCCGCTCCGCTGATTCCGCCGGACGATCCGACGTTGCTGTTCACCAGCGCCGGCATGGTGCAGTTCAAGCGTTTCTATAGCGGCGAGATCGATCCGCTCCCCTACTGTCGCGCCACGAGCAGCCAGAAGTGCCTCCGCGCCGGCGGCAAGGGCAGCGACCTGGAGAACGTCGGCAAGACGCTGCGTCACCACACGTTCTTCGAGATGCTGGGGAACTTCAGCTTCGGCGATTACTTCAAGCGCGAAGCCATTCGCTGGGCATGGAAGTTCGTCACCGAGCATATGGGCCTGCCGAAAGAGCGGCTGTTCCCGACAATCTTCGAGGACGATGACGAAGCCGAGCAGTTGTGGCGCGAAGAGACGGACCTGCAATACACGCCTGTGCGCCTCGACGCGAAGCAGAACTTCTGGGGTCCCGCCGGCGACACCGGCGCGTGCGGCCCCTGCAGCGAATTGTGCTTCTTCATGGGCACCGATGCAGAGCTGCGCGAGATTCGCGAAGCTCTGAGCAAGAGCGAAGACGCCTACATGCCGATTCTCGCCAACCGCATCGACGAGGAAGGCGACAAGTTTCTCGAAATCTGGAACATGGTGTTCCCGCAGTTCGATCAGCAGCGCGACGGCAGCCGTCCGCAGTTGAAGAATCGTGGCATCGATACAGGCGCGGGCCTGGAGCGCATGACAACGGCCATGATGTGGATGCAAGGCAAGGCCAGCACGCCGTACGAAACCGATCTGTTGATGCCGATCGTTTCGTCTGCCGCGAATTTGCTGAACGTGAAGTATTACAAGGTCCTTGACGAGGGCGGACACACGGCAGAGGCCGAGCGCGTTCGGCTAGCAATCAATGCCATCGCCGATCACACGCGTGCGCTTTCGTTCTGCCTCGCGGAAGGCATCACGCCGGGAAATATCGGTCGCGGCTACGTGATCCGTCGAATCCAGCGCCGCGCGCTGCGTTTTGCATCGCTGCTCGGAATGGATCATCCCTTCATGGGCGACCTGGTCGATCCGGTGATCGATGCCATGGGTGGAACGTATCCGGAGTTGAAAGAGAAGGCAGACTTCATTCGCAAGGCCATTCGCCTCGAAGAAGAAGCCTTCCTGCGCACCCGCAATCGCGGCATCAAGTTGCTCGATGAGTTGATGGACCAGGCGCGCGATCGCGGCGACAATGCGATCCCGGGCGCGGAAGCCTTCAAGCTGTGGGACACGTACGGATTCCCGCTCGATCTGACGCGCGAGATTGCCGAAGATCACGGCATTCGTGTCGATCGCGAAGGCTACGAGAAGTCTCTGCGCGAGCAAAAGGAACGCGGCCGTGCCAGTTGGCAGGGTGCCGAGATGGACGAAGTCGTGGAACTCGTGAAGCCGATTGCGGACGAAAAAGGGGGGACGGAGTTCCTCGGATACGATCCGAAGCTCCCTCGAATCGAAGCGAAGATTCTCGCTATCGTCTGCGACGGCAAGATGGTCGATCATCTCGAAGCTGGCTCGAAGGCTGATATCGTTCTCGATCGGACGCCCTTCTACGCCGAATCCGGTGGCCAGATTGGCGACACGGGGTTCATCGAGCATTCCCACGAGTCGACGTTCGAGGTCATGGATACGCAGAAGACACCGGAGGGCATCTTCCTGCATCGTGGCGAACTGGAGGCAGGCATCATCCACACGGGCGATACCGTGACTGCGAAAGTCGATCGCGAACGCCGCATGGCAATTCGCCGCAACCACAGCACCACGCACCTGCTGCAGGCGGCGTTGAAGAAGCACCTTGGCGATCACATCACGCAGGCCGGCTCGTGGGTCGGCCCGGAAGGCTTGCGATTCGATTTCTCACACCCGGAGCAGATTCCGGCCGCAACGTTGCGGAAGGTCCAGGAAGACGTGAACCAGCACATCCTGCTCGATCTGCCAGTAACGACCGATGTGTTGGCGTTGGAAGAAGCGCGTCAGCGCGGCGCCATCGCGCCGTTCGGCGAGAAGTACGGCCCCACCGTGCGCGTCGTGCAGATGGGACGCGGAGATGCGCTGGCATCGCTGGAATTCTGCGGCGGTACGCACCTCGACCATACTGGCCAGGCGGCGCGCTTCCGCATTGTCAGCGAATCCTCGATTGCCTCCGGCGTGCGGCGCATCGAAGCCGTGACGGGCGAGAAAGCTGTCGAGATGGAGATCGAAGATCAGTACGACGTCCTTCAGCCGCTGCAGATGTCGCTGGCCTCGAAAGGCAGCGCGCTCGTCGATCGCGTCGGGCAATTGCAGTCACGCATCAAGCAGCTCGAGAAGGAGCTCGCACGCGAACGCCAGAAGGCCGCGACCTCGAACCTCGATCGCTTCATCGAAGAGGCGCAGGAAGTCGGTGGCTGCAAAGTGGCCACGGCGGTCGTGGAAGAGATGGGCACGAACGAGTTGCGTACGTTGGCGACGACTCTTCAGGAAAAGCTCGGTGCCGATGGCATCGCGATTGCCATCTCTGCGAGCGCAGACAAGGTCGGCATCGTGGCGGCTTGCGGCGAAAACGCCCGCAAGACCTACCCGGCCGGACGCGTCGTGAACGCCGTTGCCGGTCCGCTCGGTGGCAAGGGCGGCGGCAAGCCCGACATCGCGCAGGGCGGCGCCAAGGATGTCGCCGGCGTGAAGGATGTGGCGAGCAAAGTGCCCGAACTGATCGGCGCAATCTAA
- the dnaK gene encoding molecular chaperone DnaK gives MRTIGIDLGTTNSVIAFLDGQRVETIPNSEGQKTTPSVVFYKSDDEIIVGNLAKRQSLLQPHRCIRSIKRLMGKRYAELAEFLDEMPFKVVELDDGMAGVELEGGARLRPEEVSADILDRLRIVAEGYLGEDVQEVVITVPAHFNDQQRTATKSAAEMAGLSVLRIINEPTAAALAYGLERERKGRVAVFDFGGGTFDVSILQISKDIFEVLSTNGDNNLGGDDIDRRFYQELCDNILQETGIDPTQDSQAIQRINEAAEKAKCELSSLTSTTVSLPFIVADSHGPKHFQRDVTRQQFNELMEPIFQRLIEPCKRALKDANLTPRDLEEVLLVGGSTRIPRVQEIVREYFGREPNRSINPDEAVGAGAAIQSGVISGALREVLLLDVAPLTLGIELAGGVFRELIPRNSTIPCEANRKFTTVVDNQTSVLVHVLQGERKKASNNHSLAKFRLVGIPPAPKELPEIDVHFSIDANGILSVTATDMTTGQQTGVVVEEYGQIGGDRKQVEKLVEDAVAHEDEDRDFVRFADRRARAARLSDLANRTIAAVGDAMTDEDLKRLKEGLLKLDLAIEAQKDVEVDTLEAEIQELLQDYQENYELHLALNREFDGFALPPSNPGGVSTPAPVEEEEEDLQVGLEPEEAPPYEPPLPPAAESSKDAQPKPKTPLPPKPKRANLPPKPTRRPARKADKGTMTPPPFSPGSPAPVPPIDPEIEESPYQIERPESQHEEPAPIDPEIEESPYRIEQTNAQYVDPDADYDQFDPPTIRQAPEPDAEIDEPNRDYNDFDPPTIREAPQPGPARWDDVDLSPDHGDEDPDMPPPPPMP, from the coding sequence ATGAGGACAATTGGGATCGATTTGGGGACGACAAACTCGGTGATTGCCTTCCTTGACGGCCAGCGCGTCGAGACCATTCCCAATTCCGAAGGCCAGAAGACGACTCCCTCCGTCGTTTTCTACAAAAGCGATGATGAAATCATCGTCGGCAATCTCGCGAAGCGCCAATCGCTCCTCCAGCCCCATCGCTGCATCCGTTCCATCAAGAGACTGATGGGCAAGCGCTACGCCGAACTGGCAGAATTCCTCGATGAGATGCCATTCAAGGTCGTCGAACTGGATGATGGAATGGCCGGTGTCGAATTGGAGGGCGGCGCCCGTCTGCGCCCCGAAGAGGTCTCCGCCGACATTCTCGATCGCCTTCGCATCGTTGCTGAAGGTTATCTCGGCGAGGACGTGCAGGAAGTCGTCATTACGGTTCCTGCGCACTTCAACGACCAGCAGCGTACGGCGACAAAATCTGCAGCGGAAATGGCAGGGCTTTCCGTCCTCCGAATCATCAATGAACCGACGGCCGCCGCGCTCGCGTACGGTCTAGAACGCGAACGCAAAGGCCGCGTTGCTGTGTTTGACTTCGGTGGCGGCACGTTCGATGTATCAATCCTGCAGATTTCCAAGGACATCTTTGAAGTCCTTTCGACGAACGGCGACAACAATCTGGGCGGCGATGACATCGATCGTCGCTTCTATCAAGAACTTTGCGACAACATCCTGCAGGAAACCGGCATCGATCCGACACAGGATTCCCAGGCCATCCAGCGTATCAACGAGGCCGCCGAGAAGGCGAAGTGCGAGCTCTCGTCCCTGACGAGTACCACCGTCTCTCTGCCGTTCATCGTGGCCGATTCGCATGGGCCGAAGCACTTCCAGCGCGACGTCACCCGCCAGCAATTCAATGAGTTGATGGAGCCCATCTTCCAGCGCCTGATCGAGCCCTGCAAGCGCGCGCTGAAGGACGCGAATCTAACGCCGCGTGACTTGGAGGAAGTCCTCCTTGTCGGCGGCTCTACTCGCATTCCGCGCGTGCAGGAAATCGTGCGAGAGTACTTCGGCCGTGAACCGAATCGATCCATCAATCCGGACGAAGCTGTTGGTGCGGGCGCTGCCATCCAGAGCGGTGTGATCTCCGGCGCGCTGCGCGAAGTTCTCCTGCTTGATGTTGCGCCACTGACGCTCGGCATCGAACTCGCCGGTGGCGTGTTCCGCGAACTGATCCCGCGCAACTCGACGATTCCTTGCGAGGCCAATCGCAAATTCACCACGGTTGTGGACAACCAGACCAGCGTGCTTGTTCACGTGCTGCAGGGCGAACGCAAGAAGGCTTCGAACAACCACTCGCTCGCAAAGTTCCGCCTCGTCGGAATCCCACCGGCGCCGAAGGAACTTCCTGAAATCGATGTGCATTTCTCGATCGACGCTAACGGCATTCTGAGCGTCACCGCGACCGATATGACGACCGGACAGCAAACGGGCGTAGTCGTTGAGGAATACGGGCAGATCGGTGGCGATCGGAAGCAAGTTGAGAAGCTCGTCGAGGATGCCGTCGCGCACGAAGATGAGGACAGGGACTTCGTCCGGTTCGCGGATCGCCGCGCGCGGGCCGCGCGCCTCTCCGATCTCGCGAATCGCACAATCGCCGCCGTCGGCGACGCGATGACCGACGAAGACTTGAAGCGTCTGAAGGAAGGTCTGCTGAAGCTCGATCTCGCGATCGAAGCCCAAAAAGACGTCGAGGTCGATACGCTCGAGGCGGAAATTCAGGAACTGCTGCAGGATTATCAGGAGAACTACGAGCTCCATCTGGCGCTGAATCGCGAATTCGATGGCTTCGCGCTCCCGCCATCGAACCCGGGTGGGGTTTCAACCCCCGCGCCGGTGGAAGAGGAGGAAGAAGATCTCCAGGTCGGTCTCGAACCTGAGGAAGCGCCCCCCTACGAGCCTCCGCTGCCGCCTGCAGCCGAGTCCTCGAAGGATGCCCAGCCGAAGCCAAAGACGCCCCTGCCTCCAAAGCCCAAGCGCGCGAACCTGCCTCCCAAGCCGACGCGACGACCAGCGCGCAAGGCTGACAAGGGAACCATGACTCCTCCGCCATTCTCGCCCGGATCGCCCGCGCCGGTCCCGCCCATAGACCCGGAAATCGAGGAGTCGCCCTACCAGATCGAACGCCCCGAATCGCAACACGAAGAGCCGGCCCCGATAGACCCGGAAATTGAAGAGTCGCCGTATCGGATCGAGCAAACGAATGCTCAGTACGTGGATCCCGACGCGGATTACGACCAGTTCGATCCTCCCACTATTCGACAGGCGCCCGAGCCTGATGCCGAGATCGACGAGCCGAACCGCGACTACAATGACTTCGATCCGCCGACTATTCGGGAAGCCCCGCAGCCCGGCCCGGCCCGCTGGGACGACGTCGACCTGAGTCCCGACCACGGGGACGAAGACCCGGACATGCCACCCCCGCCGCCCATGCCGTAG
- a CDS encoding DnaJ domain-containing protein, producing the protein MPSNEADYYRLLGISRDAPEREIKKAYYDLARRLHPDKASSPEEASKNASDLALISQAYNTLKDARKRQEYDAKLRGRSAGGDPPASAPAPAPRKPKASSEDSSSSALSGDMPRIGDAEIRAQKKAMAQKAFVRGMQMMKQDDIKQALSFFEAAVKNDPDSDAQYHLKYAQAIMKARGSFTKAVEHAQKACEMDPYSLDFKLVLAEIHEMAGVHSKAKELYQDVLRWDPTNERAKLRLGFMKDEEDSKKGFFSKVFGSLLEKGQKK; encoded by the coding sequence ATGCCGAGTAACGAAGCCGACTATTATCGCCTTTTAGGGATCTCTCGCGACGCACCGGAGCGCGAGATCAAGAAGGCTTATTACGACCTGGCCCGCCGTCTGCACCCGGACAAAGCGAGTTCGCCCGAGGAGGCGTCCAAGAACGCCAGCGATCTCGCGCTGATCTCTCAAGCTTACAACACGCTCAAGGACGCTCGGAAGCGCCAGGAGTACGACGCCAAGCTTCGCGGCCGCTCGGCTGGCGGCGACCCCCCGGCATCCGCTCCCGCTCCGGCGCCTCGCAAGCCGAAAGCCAGTTCGGAGGACTCGAGTTCGTCCGCGTTGTCGGGCGATATGCCTCGCATCGGTGACGCCGAGATTCGTGCACAGAAGAAAGCCATGGCACAGAAGGCTTTCGTCCGCGGCATGCAGATGATGAAGCAGGATGATATCAAGCAGGCGTTGAGCTTCTTCGAAGCGGCCGTGAAGAACGACCCGGATTCCGATGCGCAATACCACCTGAAATACGCACAGGCGATCATGAAGGCACGCGGTAGTTTCACAAAGGCCGTCGAGCACGCGCAGAAGGCCTGTGAGATGGATCCGTACAGCTTGGACTTCAAGTTGGTTCTGGCAGAGATTCACGAGATGGCCGGCGTCCACAGCAAGGCGAAGGAGCTTTACCAGGATGTCTTGCGCTGGGATCCGACCAACGAACGCGCGAAACTGCGATTGGGATTCATGAAGGACGAAGAGGATTCGAAGAAGGGATTCTTCTCGAAAGTCTTCGGAAGCCTCCTGGAAAAAGGCCAGAAGAAGTGA
- the thrC gene encoding threonine synthase — MLPYKLVCSESGAEYPPQSMHYLSPEKGPETPAGGCLRGVLDIVYDWSASPQPITRESIAASRALGTRRYMDLLPIESPDSLPAVIVGNTPVVPGGRFAEKRGFKHLFFKDDTRNPTGSYKDRASEIVVAKARELGISRITAASTGNAATALSGLCASTGLEAIVFVPAGAPQGKLAQILAYGARVIRVQGTYDDAFDLSLAATERFGWYNRNTAYNPYTIDGKRTAAFEIAEQMGWEVPDVVAVSSGDGVILSGLWKGFKDLRDAGLTDRVPRMLSVQAEGSNSIVRAIREGLDVPPTLRGASSMADSIVVEAPRNGVMAVRDIRESGGTAIDVTEEEIQAGLRDTAQEAGIFCEPSCAATAAGVVKAAEEGLIGRDERIVCVLTGNGLKDVAGTLKCVKVPEPIEPKLEALPADLQV; from the coding sequence ATGCTCCCCTACAAGTTGGTCTGTTCTGAATCCGGTGCCGAGTACCCTCCCCAGTCGATGCACTACCTGTCGCCGGAGAAGGGGCCGGAGACTCCAGCAGGCGGTTGCCTGCGGGGGGTGCTCGATATCGTTTACGATTGGTCTGCTTCGCCACAGCCGATTACACGCGAGTCCATCGCCGCATCCAGAGCCCTCGGAACACGCCGCTACATGGACCTGCTGCCGATCGAGAGCCCGGATTCATTACCGGCAGTCATCGTGGGAAATACGCCCGTCGTTCCCGGGGGGCGATTCGCTGAAAAGAGAGGGTTTAAGCACCTCTTCTTCAAGGACGACACGCGGAATCCAACCGGCTCCTACAAGGATCGCGCATCCGAGATCGTGGTGGCCAAGGCGCGTGAGCTTGGCATCAGCCGGATCACTGCGGCGTCAACGGGCAATGCGGCCACGGCGCTCTCCGGGCTGTGCGCTTCCACCGGACTGGAGGCAATCGTCTTCGTCCCGGCCGGGGCGCCCCAGGGCAAGCTGGCCCAGATTCTCGCCTACGGCGCGCGCGTCATTCGCGTCCAGGGCACCTACGACGATGCCTTCGATCTCAGCCTTGCCGCGACCGAGCGCTTCGGCTGGTATAACCGTAACACGGCCTATAACCCTTATACGATCGATGGAAAAAGGACAGCAGCGTTCGAGATTGCCGAACAGATGGGATGGGAAGTTCCGGATGTTGTGGCGGTATCGAGCGGCGACGGCGTGATTCTGTCCGGTCTCTGGAAGGGCTTCAAAGACCTGCGCGACGCGGGATTGACGGATCGCGTGCCGCGGATGCTGTCCGTCCAGGCAGAGGGCAGCAACTCGATCGTGCGAGCGATCCGAGAGGGGCTCGACGTGCCGCCGACGCTGCGCGGAGCGTCCTCGATGGCCGATTCGATTGTCGTTGAGGCGCCCCGCAACGGTGTCATGGCGGTTCGCGACATCCGCGAGAGCGGCGGAACCGCGATCGATGTCACGGAAGAGGAAATCCAGGCCGGCCTGCGCGATACGGCCCAGGAAGCGGGCATTTTCTGCGAGCCAAGTTGCGCCGCGACCGCTGCGGGTGTGGTCAAGGCCGCCGAAGAGGGTCTGATCGGCAGGGACGAGCGCATCGTCTGCGTCCTTACCGGAAATGGTCTAAAAGACGTTGCGGGGACCCTGAAATGCGTCAAGGTCCCCGAACCCATCGAGCCAAAGCTGGAAGCGCTGCCTGCCGATTTGCAGGTGTAA
- a CDS encoding glucose-6-phosphate isomerase — MASTNWQRFKDYYCAPKGLGLALDISRMDFPADFFDSMKAKMEKAYSDMEALEGGAIANPDEKRQVGHYWLRNAAIAPDQERRQEVMSTLETVKKVAADVHSGAIKPPNADRFLNVLVIGIGGSALGPQFVKEALGGNDDAMAVFFLDNTDPDGMDVVLQGLEPVLGETLAVVISKSGGTKETRNGMLEAKAAYEEVGLDFAAHAIAITGIGSNLDKVAEADGWLRRVPMFDYVGGRTSEFSAVGMLPAALEGFDIDGLLAGAAAMDECTRNRNTPQNPAALMALMWYYATNGKGERDLVILPYKDRLCLFSKYLQQLIMESLGKEKDLDGNVVHQGLSVYGNKGSTDQHAYVQQLRDGVNNFFVTFIEVLKDREGASMEVEPGVTSGDYLHGFFQGTRTALAGSGRESMTITVEDVSPRTVGMLIALFERAVGFYATLVNINAYHQPGVEAGKKAAAALLELQGQLVETMKANAGITLSAEGWAEKLSAADKAEEIYLLLEHLAANGRGITQSGPASPADAQFACS; from the coding sequence ATGGCTTCGACCAATTGGCAACGCTTCAAGGACTATTACTGCGCACCCAAGGGCTTGGGGCTGGCGCTCGATATCAGCCGAATGGATTTTCCGGCGGACTTCTTCGACTCGATGAAGGCGAAGATGGAGAAGGCGTACAGCGACATGGAAGCGCTGGAAGGCGGCGCTATCGCCAATCCCGACGAGAAGCGCCAGGTTGGCCACTATTGGCTGCGCAATGCGGCCATCGCTCCCGACCAGGAGCGCCGCCAGGAAGTCATGTCGACCCTCGAAACCGTCAAAAAGGTCGCCGCCGACGTGCATTCCGGCGCCATCAAGCCCCCGAATGCAGACCGATTCCTGAACGTGCTGGTGATCGGAATCGGCGGCAGCGCACTCGGACCGCAGTTTGTCAAGGAAGCCCTCGGCGGCAATGACGATGCGATGGCCGTCTTCTTCCTGGACAATACGGACCCGGACGGCATGGATGTTGTCCTGCAGGGCCTCGAACCCGTCCTCGGAGAGACGTTGGCGGTTGTGATCAGCAAGTCCGGCGGCACGAAAGAAACCCGCAACGGGATGCTGGAAGCAAAGGCCGCTTACGAAGAGGTCGGGCTGGATTTTGCCGCCCACGCCATCGCGATCACCGGAATCGGCAGCAACCTGGACAAGGTCGCCGAAGCCGACGGCTGGCTCCGTCGTGTTCCCATGTTCGATTACGTCGGCGGCCGCACGAGCGAATTCAGCGCGGTCGGCATGTTGCCGGCGGCTCTCGAAGGCTTCGACATCGACGGCCTCCTGGCAGGCGCCGCGGCGATGGACGAATGCACTCGCAATCGCAACACGCCCCAAAACCCCGCCGCGCTGATGGCGCTGATGTGGTATTACGCAACGAATGGCAAAGGCGAACGCGACCTCGTGATTCTGCCCTACAAGGATCGCCTCTGCCTGTTCAGCAAGTACCTGCAGCAACTGATCATGGAATCGCTCGGTAAGGAGAAGGATCTGGACGGAAACGTTGTCCACCAGGGTCTTTCAGTCTACGGCAACAAGGGTTCCACAGACCAGCACGCCTACGTGCAGCAGCTCCGCGACGGCGTGAATAACTTCTTCGTCACGTTCATCGAGGTCTTGAAGGATCGCGAAGGCGCATCGATGGAAGTCGAGCCCGGCGTGACGTCCGGCGATTACCTGCACGGGTTCTTCCAGGGCACACGCACGGCACTCGCCGGCAGCGGCCGCGAATCGATGACGATCACCGTCGAGGATGTTTCCCCACGGACGGTCGGCATGCTGATCGCACTCTTCGAGCGCGCCGTCGGCTTCTACGCGACGCTCGTGAATATCAACGCCTACCACCAACCCGGCGTCGAAGCGGGCAAGAAGGCTGCCGCAGCGCTGCTGGAACTTCAGGGACAGTTGGTTGAGACGATGAAGGCCAACGCGGGTATCACGCTCAGCGCAGAAGGGTGGGCGGAGAAGCTCTCCGCCGCAGACAAGGCGGAAGAGATTTACCTGCTGCTGGAGCACCTCGCGGCAAACGGCCGCGGCATCACGCAATCCGGCCCGGCATCGCCGGCCGATGCGCAATTCGCCTGCTCGTAA